A genomic region of Eucalyptus grandis isolate ANBG69807.140 chromosome 5, ASM1654582v1, whole genome shotgun sequence contains the following coding sequences:
- the LOC104431852 gene encoding uncharacterized protein LOC104431852 has protein sequence MCRVQLLFHANYISFQIPESFLDATKCIAVVSGLKNDSSNVKKGRSLEGSCCASLLVTVVWIRLYLRTTYANNRDLYQLKDHIFRLEMENEKLRGIPHTVVPSLSVGGKNILTLSCHRAENQFIAMPSIV, from the exons ATGTGCAGAGTCcaactgctttttcatgcta ATTATATTTCCTTCCAAATACCTGAGTCTTTTTTAGATGCAACAAAATGTATAGCGGTAGTGAGTGGACTCAAGAATGATTCAAGCAATGTGAAGAAAGGTAGATCTTTGGAAGGATCTTGTTGTGCATCTCTCTTGGTCACTGTTGTGTGGATTAGGCTCTATTTGAG AACCACATATGCAAATAACCGGGATTTGTACCAATTGAAG GACCATATCTTCCGCCTGGAGATGGAGAATGAGAAACTTCGAGGCATTCCCCATACTGTAGTTCCTTCCTTGTCAGTTGGTGGTAAGAACATTTTGACACTGTCATGCCATCGAGCTGAGAATCAATTCATTGCTATGCCATCAATTGtatag